The following proteins are encoded in a genomic region of Drosophila willistoni isolate 14030-0811.24 chromosome 2L unlocalized genomic scaffold, UCI_dwil_1.1 Seg196, whole genome shotgun sequence:
- the LOC6640065 gene encoding troponin C — protein MSDELNKDQIVLLRNAFNAFDQEKLGFINTTMVGTILSMLGHQLDDATLAEIIAEVDEDGSGQIEFEEFTTLAARFLVEEDSEAMMAELKEAFRLYDKEGNGYITTGVLREILRELDDKLTNDDLDMMIEEIDSDGSGTVDFDEFMEVMTGGDD, from the exons ATGAGT GACGAACTGAACAAAGACCAAATTGTCT tGTTGCGTAACGCATTCAATGCGTTCGATCAAGAGAAATTGGGCTTCATTAACACCACCATG GTGGGAACTATTCTTAGTATGTTGGGTCATCAATTAGATGATGCCACGTTGGCTGAGATTATTGCTGAGGTCGACGAGGATGGATCGGGTCAAATTGAATTCGAGGAGTTCACTACCCTGGCGGCTCGTTTCCTCGTTGAGGAGGACTCCGAAGCCATGATGGCCGAATTGAAAGAAGCTTTTCGCTTATATGACAAAGAAGGTAATGGCTATATCACAACCGGTGTGCTACGTGAAATTCTGCGAGAACTGGATGATAAATTGACAAACGATGATTTGGATATGATGATTGAGGAAATTGATTCTGATGGTTCGGGTACTGTAGATTTCGATG AATTCATGGAAGTCATGACTGGAGGTGATGATTAA
- the LOC6640064 gene encoding troponin C: MAEEYDKEQLRILRNAFKAFDHDGAGFIEHADVASILEILGQKLEPPAVKALIKEVDKGSTGKLDFSQFCKLAARFIEVEEDAGALQNELKEAFRVYDKEGKGYLTVATLRGILHELDDKISNQDLDSIIEEIDADGSGTVDFDEFMQVMTG, encoded by the exons ATG GCCGAAGAGTACGATAAAGAGCAACTGAGAA TTCTCCGTAATGCATTCAAGGCTTTTGACCACGACGGAGCCGGCTTCATCGAGCATGCCGATGTGGCAAGCATTCTTGAAATTCTTGGTCAAAAGCTGGAGCCACCAGCTGTGAAGGCCCTCATCAAGGAGGTCGATAAGGGTTCAACCGGCAAACTGGACTTTAGCCAGTTCTGCAAGCTGGCGGCCCGATTCATTGAGGTCGAGGAGGATGCGGGTGCCCTGCAAAACGAGCTGAAGGAGGCTTTCCGTGTCTATGATAAGGAGGGCAAGGGTTATCTGACAGTTGCCACGCTACGTGGTATTCTCCATGAACTAGACGATAAAATTTCGAATCAGGATTTGGACTCGATCATTGAGGAAATCGATGCCGATGGCTCGGGCACGGTTGATTTTGATG AATTTATGCAAGTTATGACAG GTTAA
- the LOC111519866 gene encoding uncharacterized protein LOC111519866 produces the protein MAFLISWSILTIYLVLNSIGLSICDLETENGNGSAVNFPDLNIDEMVAFLKSAITNISTYLDVTFTAKPSNCLQVQCRFTCFNGRQNQIVDDITNAMAKTNNTEACQVIDELRLYSYDFPDATIPVGFLSTYGDRVKNLYIGISNVSKIEDGAFGGGIFSRITLEDLELEEIGKGFFADISSYFKSLTIRQHDVRLSCIYPDFMDNVKYQIEYLGLQIGMEYLKYLDISHNKLVTISKNIFGHRDISRDLHIFANDNFWHCDCELVQEMNTIFAYHSAVVLPCRTPEEYKDWSVFDTRICDGGDDSPTINPTIQSTTIKEETTTITTTTSTTTSSSMWIPTLPTSGTPSPNEVITLECSSSTNNRALSRTSQNIWWPHVEFYPKLFGQLTVKVTVKSYDEDDDTTYGLFWFSKTTKEYYMMEIMPAEFGLGCYFTMPLQTIVTELVPNVAYTFCLVDSQQTNVSPFSCKSVHVGSNLETYYNTWITSNVSSKGISLMILGVVFFTFLGMITVFLILRHKPVWLKGSKRVMKPKCSSGQIVVLPRGNTVDKLKRKENVISHCKTNRTFSCISRQNSSESLASSGSYMNANLYEVIPAYMTFEEFAPPVTAMDSSFEIYDTCTWKAPLEEPSDVRYAQIPPRTKRISSDPLPAIPTDVTEGPLSVRGLENANHKVNELITLL, from the exons ATGGCCTTTCTAATATCCTGGTCCATATTAACTATCTATTTAGTTCTTAATTCAATTGGCTTGTCCATTTGCGATTTGGAAActgaaaatggaaatggcaGTGCAGTTAATTTTCCAGATCTCAATATAGATGAGATGGTCGCATTTCTAAAGTCTGCCATAACCAACATAAG CACCTACCTCGACGTTACCTTCACTGCAAAGCCCTCAAATTGTCTGCAAGTCCAATGTCGTTTCACCTGTTTTAATGGGCGACAAAATCAAATAGTCGATGATATCACAAATGCCATGGCAAAAACGAATAAT ACGGAAGCTTGCCAAGTAATTGATGAATTACGTCTATATAGCTATGATTTTCCCGATGCCACGATACCTGTTGGATTTCTATCGACATATGGAGACAGAGTTAAAAATCTCTATATAGGTATCTCAAATGTGTCAAAAATTGAAGATGGAGCCTTCGGTGGCGGCATCTTTAGTCGCATAACCCTGGAAGATCTAGAATTGGAGGAAATAGGCAAAGGCTTTTTTGCAGATATCTCGTCTTATTTCAAAAGCCTCACAATTAGACAGCATGATGTACGTCTGAGTTGTATATATCCCGATTTTATGGACAATGTAAAATATCAAATCGAATATCTTGGTCTACAAATTG GAATGGAGTACTTAAAGTATTTGGACATATCCCACAATAAACTGGTGACGATatcgaaaaatatatttggACATCGCGATATATCGAGAGATTTGCATATATTTGCTAACGATAACTTTTGGCATTGCGATTGTGAGTTGGTCCAGGAAATGAATACGATTTTTGCCTATCACTCTGCTGTTGTTCTGCCCTGCCGAACACCCGAAGAATATAAGGATTGGTCTGTATTCGATACACGGATTTGCGATGGTGGTGATGACTCGCCCACAATCAATCCAACCATTCAGAGCACAACCATTAAAGAGGAGACAACAACGATAACCACTACCACATCGACCACAACGTCTAGCTCCATGTGGATACCAACTTTGCCAACATCTGGTACTCCATCGCCGAATGAAGTTATCACCCTGGAGTGTAGCTCATCAACTAACAATAGGGCTCTTTCCAGAACCAGCCAGAATATATGGTGGCCACATGTTGAATTTTATCCAAAATTATTTGGCCAACTTACGGTTAAAGTGACCGTTAAGTCctatgatgaagatgatgatacTACGTATGGattattttggttttcaaaGACCACAAAGGAGTACTACATGATGGAAATAATGCCAGCTGAGTTTGGTTTAGGATGCTATTTTACTATGCCACTGCAGACAATTGTGACCGAACTGGTGCCCAATGTGGCTTACACATTTTGCTTGGTCGACTCGCAACAGACGAATGTTTCGCCCTTCAGTTGTAAATCGGTGCATGTGGGCAGTAATCTGGAGACCTATTACAATACCTGGATAACAAGTAATGTTTCATCCAAG GGAATATCATTAATGATCCTTGGCGTGGTTTTCTTTACATTCCTGGGAATGATAACTGTATTTCTTATCCTGAGGCATAAACCCGTTTGGCTAAAAGGAAGCAAACGTGTAATGAAACCCAAATGCAGTTCTGGACAAATTGTCGTCTTACCACGTGGCAATACAGTGGACAAACTAAAGCGAAAAGAAAATGTCATTTCCCATTGCAAAACGAATAG aACTTTTTCATGCATTTCACGACAAAATTCCTCGGAAAGCTTAGCCAGCAGTGGCAGCTATATGAATGCAAATCTCTATGAAGTTATTCCGGCCTATATGACATTCGAAGAGTTTGCACCTCCTGTAACTGCAATGGATAGCAGTTTTGAAATCTACGATACTTGCACCTGGAAAGCACCATTAGAAGAGCCTTCTGATGTCAGATATGCCCAAATACCACCGCGAACAAAACGCATTTCCAGTGATCCGCTACCGGCGATTCCCACAGACGTAACCGAAGGTCCTTTGTCGGTGCGAGGTCTGGAGAATGCAAATCATAAAGTTAATGAGTTAATTACTTTATTGTGA